The stretch of DNA TTAGGCGCAACAGGAACAAGCCTGCGATGGACAGGGCAATGCCCAGCAGCCTGGGCCAGGATGCTGGTTCCTTGAAGAACAGGATGCCAGCGATCGCCATCAGGGCAGCCCCGCCGGCAAGCACCATGGGCACGGCCGACAGGGGACCGCCCTTCTGGAAAAGCAGAAAGAACATCACGGTTCCAGCTCCCACGCAGATCCCCGTGAGGACGGAGTAGAGAATACCTGGGCCTGCCGCGCGCTGGGCCTCGGCGGAGGTCTGCCATAGAACAAGCAAGTACAGGGCGATGGCCACCGTGGCCGTTCCTTCGACAATCAGACCACCCAGTCCATCCGACACATGCTCGGCGGCCAGTTTGGTGAAGATCTGATGCAGGCCGTACAACACGGCCGCCCCGACGGCGTACCAGAACCAGCTCGTCATGTGGACCTTCCTTGTGACAGTTGTTCTTCTGTGGCGCGATCGGCTCGTCCACCCATTGCCGGCGAGCCGGATGTGAAACGTCCAGCCGTGACGCCTCAATTCGCCAGCAAGGTAAGGCGCGCCACTTGCATCGCCCCAACTCCTGACCCGCCCCGACTCCAGATGAGCACAGGTGCGCTCGCATGGGATGATTGCCACTACGTGACATCTCGGGGAGGCTCAGATGGCGATCGACAAGGCAAATCGGCGACCTAGAATTGTGCGGCGGCTATGCTGCGACACGACAGAACGAAAGGATCCCCACTGTGGCGGAACCCATTGATGCTCACATGCTCCAACCGGGACTCGAACCCCGAACCAACTGATGATTTTTGACGTGCTTCGCGACCACCTCAGGAAGTGGCCGGATGAGGCATATCTGATCAAATTTCCTTGCCAGGCTTAGGCTTTCGTTGTGCCAAGTTGATCGCTGCCTTGCAAGACAGAGCACGTCTTCCCAACGAGGAATCGGTCCGCCGGTCGGAGCCCAGCTCCGTCCAGACCTGGCTCGGACAAGGCCGACGCTGATTGATCCCCTTGCCCGCGAACCCCTTCCCTTCCCCCAGCGCACAACGCGCCTTTCAAGGTCCGGGATCATTCGTGATGAATCGAGGATGGGGGAAGTTGGTGCAACCGGCGTGCAACGGTGCAAAAAGGAAGGGTTCCAGCGGAGGCGGAACCCTTTGATGCTCAAATGCTCCAACAGGGACTCGAACCCCGAACCAACTGATTAAGAGGCGTATTCCGCAAGTCGTATTGATTCGTCACGTCAGGTCCTTCTTCCTCACGATCCCTTTGATTTGCAGGACTTTCAGCGCACACTGTGTCCCGTGTTCGGTCCCGGCCTGTCCCGCCCTTTCACAAAAAAGCGTGGAACGGCGGTGCAACGGGAGCTCCGACCCCGCTTCCGGGGCCGGGTCCGGGATCTTGGCAGAGGATGAAGCATTCCAGGAGGGCGTGTGCGCCGCTTCCGCTTCACGGTCCAGGCCCTGGCGGCCCTGACCACCACCAAGAACCGCGAGTTCGTCCATGACGACCAGGTGCCGGCCCTCGCCGTACAGGTCACCGGCGCCGGCGGCAAGTCCTTCTACGTGGTCAAGCGCCAC from bacterium encodes:
- a CDS encoding EamA family transporter, whose protein sequence is MTSWFWYAVGAAVLYGLHQIFTKLAAEHVSDGLGGLIVEGTATVAIALYLLVLWQTSAEAQRAAGPGILYSVLTGICVGAGTVMFFLLFQKGGPLSAVPMVLAGGAALMAIAGILFFKEPASWPRLLGIALSIAGLFLLRLTPAK